One Etheostoma spectabile isolate EspeVRDwgs_2016 chromosome 12, UIUC_Espe_1.0, whole genome shotgun sequence genomic window carries:
- the usp33 gene encoding ubiquitin carboxyl-terminal hydrolase 33 isoform X2 codes for MPPASSCDCPHLDSVGEITKEELIQKSHGQCQDCKVGGPNLWACLENGCAYVGCGESHTDHSTVHSQETRHNLTVNLTTLRVWCYACGKEVFLERKLGPHSPHANSKPLPSPQNAGQDDSRAPGSPTSLRVPPNGGCEDLDMETEEEDELRARGLTGLKNIGNTCYMNAALQALSNCPPLTQFFLECGGMVRTDKKPALCRSYQKLVSDLWHKNRPSYVVPTNLFQGIKAINPMFRGYSQQDSQEFLRCLMDQLHEELKETLPEPYDQSNSITVDDGREDDNRSQSDNDFQSCESCGSSERADNEVQGGNVTMEDTNEAEMLIPEQDEIQANREWQKEKNMINDLYRSGVNGVMGGSTGVDMDKDVDTTTETTPIISSQGAIKVQGRTSDSFPDIQISNSSRPQSLIPMEGLIPKMSSSPPKAASGWPSLNPAHKKAVTTFSPPKSKRQKKYRSVISDVFDGTIVSSVQCLTCDRVSVTLENFQDISLPIPGKEDLAKLHSATHQTSLVKAGSCGEAYAPQGWIAFVMEYIKSWFWGPVVTLQDCLAAFFARDELKGDNMYSCEKCKKLRNGVKFCKMQSLPEILCVHLKRFRHELMFSTKISTHVSFPLEGLDLQPFLAKDSSAQTTNYDLLSVICHHGTASSGHYIAYCRNDVNNLWYEFDDQSVTEVSESCVQNAEAYVLFYKKSSEDALKERRRVSGLFNMMEPSLLQFYISRQWLNKFKTFAEPGPISNDDFLCLHGGVPPNKATFIDDLVVMLPQNVWDHLYSRYGGGPAVNHLYVCHTCQIEIEKLEKRCKSELDMFVRLNKAFQEEESPVVIYCISMQWFREWEGFVKGKDNDPPGPIDNSKITVNKNGHLTLKQGADSGQISEETWNFLHSIYSGGPLVTVRPNISHQEAETSQSEEKIEMETRSV; via the exons ATGCCGCCGGCGTCCAGCTGTGACTGCCCCCATCTGGACTCTGTTGGGGAGATCACCAAGGAGGAACTCATTCAGAAATCCCAT GGCCAGTGCCAAGACTGTAAGGTTGGAGGTCCAAATTTGTGGGCGTGTTTGGAG aaTGGCTGTGCATATGTAGGCTGTGGAGAATCTCACACTGACCACAGCACTGTGCACTCGCAG GAGACGAGGCACAACCTTACGGTGAACCTGACCACGCTTCGAGTGTGGTGCTACGCCTGCGGCAAGGAGGTTTTTTTGGAGCGTAAACTAGGTCCTCACTCGCCACATGCCAACAGCAAACCCCTCCCGTCTCCACAGAATGCTGGACAG GATGACAGCAGGGCCCCTGGGAGCCCAACCTCTCTGAGAGTGCCCCCTAATGGAGGCTGTGAAGACCTGGACATGGAGACAGAAGAGGAAGATGAACTGCGTGCCAGAG GTCTGACGGGGCTGAAGAACATAGGCAACACATGCTACATGAACGCTGCACTCCAGGCCCTGTCCAACTG CCCGCCCTTGACACAATTCTTTCTGGAATGTGGTGGCATGGTGAGGACGGACAAGAAGCCCGCACTCTGCAGAAGCTACCAGAAACTAGTGTCAGACCTGTGGCACAAGAACAG ACCCTCCTACGTGGTCCCAACCAACTTGTTTCAGGGGATCAAAGCCATAAACCCCATGTTTAGAGGATATTCTCAGCAG GACTCTCAGGAGTTTCTGCGCTGCTTGATGGATCAACTTCACGAGGAGCTGAAGGAGACGCTGCCTGAGCCCTACGACCAGTCCAACAGCATCACAGTGGATGACGGCCGCGAGGATGACAACCGCAGTCAGTCCGACAATGACTTCCAGTCATGCGAGTCCTGCGGCAGCAGCGAACGGGCCGATAATGAGGTGCAGGGCGGGAACGTGACGATGGAAGACACCAACGAGGCCGAGATGCTGATTCCTGAGCAAGACGAGATCCAGGCCAACAGGGAATGGCAGAAGGAAAAGAACATGATTAATGACCTTTACCGCTCTGGAGTTAATGGTGTCATGGGTGGGAGCACTGGAGTGGACATGGACAAAGATGTTGACACCACCACTGAAACCACACCCATTATCAGCAGCCAGGGAGCCATCAAAGTTCAAGGCAGAACATCAG ATTCATTCCCAGACATCCAAATTTCCAACTCTTCAAGACCACAAAGTTTAATCCCAATGGAGGGACTTATTCCCAAAATGTCCAGCAGCCCACCCAAAGCTGCCTCAGGCTGGCCCAGCCTAAACCCTGCACATAAGAAAG CAGTGACCACATTCTCCCCACCAAAGAGCAAGCGTCAGAAGAAATACCGCAGTGTCATCTCAGACGTGTTTGATGGGACCATTGTCAGCTCAGTTCAGTGCCTCACCTGTGATCGG GTGTCTGTGACACTGGAGAACTTCCAAGATATCTCGTTGCCTATCCCAGGGAAGGAAGACCTGGCCAAGCTTCACTCCGCCACTCACCAGACCTCCCTGGTTAAAGCCGGCTCCTGTGGGGAAGCTTATGCACCACAGGGCTGGATTGCATTTGTCATGGAATACATAAAGAG ttggTTCTGGGGTCCAGTGGTTACGCTACAAGATTGTCTTGCAGCTTTCTTTGCCAGAGATGAACTAAAGG gaGACAACATGTACAGCTGTGAAAAATGCAAGAA attACGAAACGGagtcaaattttgtaaaatgcaaAGTTTGCCAGAG ATTCTGTGTGTCCACTTGAAGCGCTTCAGGCACGAACTGATGTTCTCCACCAAGATAAGCACCCACGTCTCCTTCCCGCTTGAGGGCCTGGACCTGCAGCCTTTCCTGGCCAAAGACAGCTCCGCCCAGACCACCAACTATGACCTGCTGTCAGTCATCTGTCACCACGGCACTGCCAGCA GTGGCCATTACATAGCGTATTGCAGGAATGATGTGAACAATCTGTGGTATGAATTTGATGACCAAAGTGTGACTGAGGTGTCTGAATCCTGTGTCCAGAATGCTGAGGCCTATGTCCTCTTCTATAA AAAGAGCAGCGAGGATGCACTGAAAGAGCGTAGGAGGGTGTCTGGTTTATTCAACATGATGGAGCCCAGCCTTCTACAGTTCTACATCTCCCGTCAGTGGCTTAACAAGTTCAAGACCTTTGCTGAGCCGGGGCCCATTTCCAATGACGACTTCCTGTGTTTGCATGGAG GTGTGCCCCCCAACAAAGCAACATTCATTGATGACCTGGTTGTAATGCTGCCGCAGAACGTGTGGGATCACCTTTACAGCCG GTACGGAGGAGGACCAGCTGTCAACCACCTTTATGTTTGCCATACGTGCCAGATTGAAATAGAAAAACTGGAGAAACGGTGCAAATCAGAGCTGGACATGTTTGTCAGG CTGAACAAGGCGTTCCAGGAGGAGGAGTCTCCAGTGGTCATATACTGCATCAGCATGCAGTGGTTTCGTGAGTGGGAGGGCTTTGTCAAAGGAAAAGACAATG aTCCACCGGGACCCATTGATAATTCCAAGATTACAGTAAACAAGAACGGCCATTTAACACTCAAACAAG GAGCTGACTCGGGGCAGATCTCTGAAGAGACGTGGAACTTCCTCCACTCCATCTACAGCGGTGGTCCACTTGTGACGGTTCGGCCAAACATCAGCCACCAGGAAGCAGAAACATCACAGTCAGAGGAGAAGATTGAGATGGAGACACGCTCGGTTTAA
- the usp33 gene encoding ubiquitin carboxyl-terminal hydrolase 33 isoform X1 has translation MPPASSCDCPHLDSVGEITKEELIQKSHGQCQDCKVGGPNLWACLENGCAYVGCGESHTDHSTVHSQETRHNLTVNLTTLRVWCYACGKEVFLERKLGPHSPHANSKPLPSPQNAGQDDSRAPGSPTSLRVPPNGGCEDLDMETEEEDELRARGLTGLKNIGNTCYMNAALQALSNCPPLTQFFLECGGMVRTDKKPALCRSYQKLVSDLWHKNRPSYVVPTNLFQGIKAINPMFRGYSQQDSQEFLRCLMDQLHEELKETLPEPYDQSNSITVDDGREDDNRSQSDNDFQSCESCGSSERADNEVQGGNVTMEDTNEAEMLIPEQDEIQANREWQKEKNMINDLYRSGVNGVMGGSTGVDMDKDVDTTTETTPIISSQGAIKVQGRTSDSFPDIQISNSSRPQSLIPMEGLIPKMSSSPPKAASGWPSLNPAHKKAVTTFSPPKSKRQKKYRSVISDVFDGTIVSSVQCLTCDRVSVTLENFQDISLPIPGKEDLAKLHSATHQTSLVKAGSCGEAYAPQGWIAFVMEYIKSWFWGPVVTLQDCLAAFFARDELKGDNMYSCEKCKKLRNGVKFCKMQSLPEILCVHLKRFRHELMFSTKISTHVSFPLEGLDLQPFLAKDSSAQTTNYDLLSVICHHGTASSGHYIAYCRNDVNNLWYEFDDQSVTEVSESCVQNAEAYVLFYKKSSEDALKERRRVSGLFNMMEPSLLQFYISRQWLNKFKTFAEPGPISNDDFLCLHGGVPPNKATFIDDLVVMLPQNVWDHLYSRYGGGPAVNHLYVCHTCQIEIEKLEKRCKSELDMFVRLNKAFQEEESPVVIYCISMQWFREWEGFVKGKDNDPPGPIDNSKITVNKNGHLTLKQAGADSGQISEETWNFLHSIYSGGPLVTVRPNISHQEAETSQSEEKIEMETRSV, from the exons ATGCCGCCGGCGTCCAGCTGTGACTGCCCCCATCTGGACTCTGTTGGGGAGATCACCAAGGAGGAACTCATTCAGAAATCCCAT GGCCAGTGCCAAGACTGTAAGGTTGGAGGTCCAAATTTGTGGGCGTGTTTGGAG aaTGGCTGTGCATATGTAGGCTGTGGAGAATCTCACACTGACCACAGCACTGTGCACTCGCAG GAGACGAGGCACAACCTTACGGTGAACCTGACCACGCTTCGAGTGTGGTGCTACGCCTGCGGCAAGGAGGTTTTTTTGGAGCGTAAACTAGGTCCTCACTCGCCACATGCCAACAGCAAACCCCTCCCGTCTCCACAGAATGCTGGACAG GATGACAGCAGGGCCCCTGGGAGCCCAACCTCTCTGAGAGTGCCCCCTAATGGAGGCTGTGAAGACCTGGACATGGAGACAGAAGAGGAAGATGAACTGCGTGCCAGAG GTCTGACGGGGCTGAAGAACATAGGCAACACATGCTACATGAACGCTGCACTCCAGGCCCTGTCCAACTG CCCGCCCTTGACACAATTCTTTCTGGAATGTGGTGGCATGGTGAGGACGGACAAGAAGCCCGCACTCTGCAGAAGCTACCAGAAACTAGTGTCAGACCTGTGGCACAAGAACAG ACCCTCCTACGTGGTCCCAACCAACTTGTTTCAGGGGATCAAAGCCATAAACCCCATGTTTAGAGGATATTCTCAGCAG GACTCTCAGGAGTTTCTGCGCTGCTTGATGGATCAACTTCACGAGGAGCTGAAGGAGACGCTGCCTGAGCCCTACGACCAGTCCAACAGCATCACAGTGGATGACGGCCGCGAGGATGACAACCGCAGTCAGTCCGACAATGACTTCCAGTCATGCGAGTCCTGCGGCAGCAGCGAACGGGCCGATAATGAGGTGCAGGGCGGGAACGTGACGATGGAAGACACCAACGAGGCCGAGATGCTGATTCCTGAGCAAGACGAGATCCAGGCCAACAGGGAATGGCAGAAGGAAAAGAACATGATTAATGACCTTTACCGCTCTGGAGTTAATGGTGTCATGGGTGGGAGCACTGGAGTGGACATGGACAAAGATGTTGACACCACCACTGAAACCACACCCATTATCAGCAGCCAGGGAGCCATCAAAGTTCAAGGCAGAACATCAG ATTCATTCCCAGACATCCAAATTTCCAACTCTTCAAGACCACAAAGTTTAATCCCAATGGAGGGACTTATTCCCAAAATGTCCAGCAGCCCACCCAAAGCTGCCTCAGGCTGGCCCAGCCTAAACCCTGCACATAAGAAAG CAGTGACCACATTCTCCCCACCAAAGAGCAAGCGTCAGAAGAAATACCGCAGTGTCATCTCAGACGTGTTTGATGGGACCATTGTCAGCTCAGTTCAGTGCCTCACCTGTGATCGG GTGTCTGTGACACTGGAGAACTTCCAAGATATCTCGTTGCCTATCCCAGGGAAGGAAGACCTGGCCAAGCTTCACTCCGCCACTCACCAGACCTCCCTGGTTAAAGCCGGCTCCTGTGGGGAAGCTTATGCACCACAGGGCTGGATTGCATTTGTCATGGAATACATAAAGAG ttggTTCTGGGGTCCAGTGGTTACGCTACAAGATTGTCTTGCAGCTTTCTTTGCCAGAGATGAACTAAAGG gaGACAACATGTACAGCTGTGAAAAATGCAAGAA attACGAAACGGagtcaaattttgtaaaatgcaaAGTTTGCCAGAG ATTCTGTGTGTCCACTTGAAGCGCTTCAGGCACGAACTGATGTTCTCCACCAAGATAAGCACCCACGTCTCCTTCCCGCTTGAGGGCCTGGACCTGCAGCCTTTCCTGGCCAAAGACAGCTCCGCCCAGACCACCAACTATGACCTGCTGTCAGTCATCTGTCACCACGGCACTGCCAGCA GTGGCCATTACATAGCGTATTGCAGGAATGATGTGAACAATCTGTGGTATGAATTTGATGACCAAAGTGTGACTGAGGTGTCTGAATCCTGTGTCCAGAATGCTGAGGCCTATGTCCTCTTCTATAA AAAGAGCAGCGAGGATGCACTGAAAGAGCGTAGGAGGGTGTCTGGTTTATTCAACATGATGGAGCCCAGCCTTCTACAGTTCTACATCTCCCGTCAGTGGCTTAACAAGTTCAAGACCTTTGCTGAGCCGGGGCCCATTTCCAATGACGACTTCCTGTGTTTGCATGGAG GTGTGCCCCCCAACAAAGCAACATTCATTGATGACCTGGTTGTAATGCTGCCGCAGAACGTGTGGGATCACCTTTACAGCCG GTACGGAGGAGGACCAGCTGTCAACCACCTTTATGTTTGCCATACGTGCCAGATTGAAATAGAAAAACTGGAGAAACGGTGCAAATCAGAGCTGGACATGTTTGTCAGG CTGAACAAGGCGTTCCAGGAGGAGGAGTCTCCAGTGGTCATATACTGCATCAGCATGCAGTGGTTTCGTGAGTGGGAGGGCTTTGTCAAAGGAAAAGACAATG aTCCACCGGGACCCATTGATAATTCCAAGATTACAGTAAACAAGAACGGCCATTTAACACTCAAACAAG CAGGAGCTGACTCGGGGCAGATCTCTGAAGAGACGTGGAACTTCCTCCACTCCATCTACAGCGGTGGTCCACTTGTGACGGTTCGGCCAAACATCAGCCACCAGGAAGCAGAAACATCACAGTCAGAGGAGAAGATTGAGATGGAGACACGCTCGGTTTAA